The Lysobacter enzymogenes DNA segment AGTCCTGGCGGTGGCGGGCGGGGCGATCCCCTAGCCTAAAGCCAAGACGACCGTTGGCGCACAGCGTGAGGACTGGAAATGTGAAGCCGGAAGCGTGACGGGCGGCGGGTTGGCGCGGGGCGGCCGGCGGCGCGCGCGGATGCGGCCTGGAGGGCCGGTCGGGCGGGCGGCGTTTTCGTCGGGCGCAAAGCGGCGGCGCGACCGCAGCGTTCGCGGTCGCGGCTTGCGCCTCTCCTACAGGGGCTTCGAGTTACTTCGCGGGGTCGGGTCTGGACGGCATCGCGGGGGCGGGTTCGGCGCCGTCGACCCAGCGGGCGAAGAACGCCGACAGGTCGCGGCCGCTGGCGCGCTCCATGACCTGGCGCAGGTCGGCGCTGGTCACCGAGTGGCCGTAGTAGGCGCGGGTGTAGGTGCGCACGCCGCGCCAGAACGCGCGTTCGCCGAGTTCCTCGCGCAACAGGTGCAGGACGTAGGCGCCCTTCTGGTAGACCACGGCGCGGTCGTCGGCGGTGGGCTTGTTCCAGTTGGCGTAGACCAGGGCATGGTCCTTGCCGCTCTCGCGCAGCTTGTCCACGCGCCGCTTCCAGCTGTCCACGCGCTCGCGGTACGCGGCTTCGCCGAAGCGGTGCTCCAGGTAAGCCGCGGCCATGAAGTTGGCGAAGCCTTCGTTGAGCCAGAACTGGCCCCAGTCGCGGTTGGTGACCATGTTGCCCCACCACTGGTGGGCCAGTTCGTGCGCGATCAGGCCCTGCGCCTCGGGTTTTTCCAGCACCTCGCGGCCGTAGGCTTCCGACAGCAGGGCGAAGCCGTCGAGTTCCTGGCCGATGGTCTTGGCCACCAGCACCTGGCTGTAGGTGCCGCGGTAGCGGATGCCGGCGCGGCGGCCGAAAAAGCGCAGCATGTCGGCGCTGTCGGCGAACAGCTTGCGCAGCTGCGGGCCCTGCAGTTCCGCCGACAGGAAGCGCAGCTCGCCGTTTTCGCCGGTGCCGCCGGCCTCGTTGTAACGGCCGGCGGCGAAGCCGTACACGTAGCTCGGCATCGGCTGGTCCTGGCGCCAGCGGTAGGAATCGCGGCGCCCGCCGAGCGCGGACTTCGACACCAGCCGGCCGTTGCCGACCGCCTTGAGGCCGCTGGGCACGGTCAGGGTCAGGTCCAGGCTGGCGCGCTCGGACGGCGCGTCGATGCACACCAGCCACTGGCTGGTGGAGAAGATCGTGTAGACCTCGCTGCGCTCGGGATGGAACTCCAGGCCGTAGCGCGGCGCGCCGCGATAGACCACGTCGATCTCATGGCGCTCGCCGGTCTTGCCGGGCTGCGGCAAACGCACGCGCAGGCGCTGTTCGACCTTCTCGAAGACCAGCGCGCGGCCGCGTTCGGAGACCTTTTCGATCTCCAGCTCGCCGGCGTCGAACTCCAGTTGCTGGGCGCCCTCGGCGCGCAGGGCCAGGCGGATCGAGACCTGCCCGCGCAAGGTCTTGCCGGCGATGTCCGGCTCGACCCGCACGCTGTAGTGCAGCACGTCGAGATTGGCGCCGGCGCGCGCGGCGGCCGCGCCCTGCGCCGCGGCCGCGAGCGGCGCGGCCAGCGCTGCCGCCGCGAGCGCAGCGGCCAGGCGCGCGCGCAGGCGCGAGGGGCGGTGGGGAGTCGTGGCGGCTGGCATATCGGCGGTTCGTCCTGCGCTGCGCGGCCGGGGGGAAGCCGCGATCCTGAATTCCTGGTGCTGTCCTGCCCGCGCCGGCGCGGACAACGCGACGGCCACAGGGTCGCCGATGATCGCGCAACCGCGCCCCGCGCTGAACCCTCTTTTGGCGGAGGCCGCGCCGCGCGCGGACCAAGCCGGCAGATGCGGTAAACCCGGCTTCGCGCATTCAGGTTCGACGGTAATCGCTTTCTTCCGCATCCGCGCCGCCGCGCACGGCCCCGGCGTGGACGATCTGCGGCCGCGATCACTGACAGCGCTGTCAACCACGGGACAAGGTGCGGCCCGTGGGCGCGCTTCCCGCGCCCACGTCCGTCCACGCAGGCCACCGGCTTGGTCGTGCGCCGCGCTCCGCCGGCGCCTGGTTGCGCCGCCGCGCTTGCCCAGCCCAGGAGCCGCACCCGATGGTCACCCGCCGCACCTTCCTCGGCGCCAGCGCCGCCGCGCTCGCCGTCCCGCTGTTGCCGCGCGGCGCGCTCGCCGCCACCCCGGCGCGCTTCAACCTCGCCTTGCTCAACGCGTCCGGCCAGAACACGGCCTATGCCTACGTCACCGGCTTCGACAACGGCCGGCCGGTGTTCGTGCGCGCCGACGGCAGCGCCTACTACCCGCCCTCGCCGTCCGCGCCGGTGACGCCGCTGGGCGCCGACTGCGCGATCCCGCTCGGCGCCAACGGCAGCACCGTGCGCGTGTCGGTGCCGCGCATGTACGGCGCGCGCATCTATCTGGTCACCGGCAGCAAGCTGAACTTCTACGTCAACCCGGGCCCGGCGGTGGTGCACCCCAGCTTCCTCAACACCAGCGACACCAACTTCAACAAGAACTGGACCTTCGCCGAATTCACTTTCAACGAGTACGAGCTGTTCTCCAACATCAGCTACGTCGACTTCGTCGCCGCGCCGCTGGGGCTGTCGCTGCGCTCGCTGTCGGGCCGGGTCGAGACGATCCCGGGCCTGCCGGCGGCCTCGCTCGACCCGATCTGCTACTCGCTGCAGCAACAGGCCACGCAGGAAGGCTCGGCCTGGAACTCGCTGATCCAGCGCGGTCCCGACGGCCGCAACCTGCGCGCGATGAGCGCGCACTACCAGGCCGCGCGCTTCCAGAACTACCTAACCGGCTACATCGATGCGTGCTGGAACAAGTACCGCGGCACCACCCTCACCGTCGACACCCAGTCCGGCTTCGGCGTGCTGACCGCGCGCGTGGGCGGCGACAACCTGCTGCGCTTCAACAACGGCGAAGCCTTCGCCAAGCCCAGCACCGCCGACGTGCTCAGCTGCGACAGCGGCCCCTTCAGCCTCGGCGGCGCCAGCGACGTGCGCAAGGCGATCATCCCGCGCCTGGCCGCGGCGTTGAACCGCACCACCCTGCTCGACAACGCCAACCAGCCCAACGGCGAAGTCGCCAGCCGCTTCTACCGCAACGCCCAGACCAACCACTACGCGCGACTGGTGCACGAACGGCTGCCCGACAACCGCGGCTACGCGTTCCCGTACGACGACGTGACCGCCAGCGGCGGCCCCGACTTCAGCGGCGCGGCGCGCTCGGGCGATCCGGACACCTTGACGGTGACGCTGCGGGCGTTGCGCTGAGGCGATCGGCCGGGTTGGATCGCCGTGGCCTGAAACAAAGGCGTCGGGGCTGAAAGCCCCTCCCACAACACAACGGGCCGCGCTTCGGCTCTTGTGGGAGGGACTTCAGTCCCGACGCTCTTCGGCCGGGTCGCCGCAACCCGCACCAAGAGCCACCACCGCGAAGCCCCTTCCACAACGCAGCAAGCCAAGCTTCGGCTCTTGTGGGAGGGACTTCAGTCCCGACGCTCTTCGGCCGGGTCGCCGCGACCCGAACGGACAGCGTCGGGACTGAAGTCCCTCCCACAGTCCGGCGCCAAGCATCGAGCCAAAGACCCTTGCGGCTTCACGGCGCCTGCGCCTCCTCGGCGCGATCCTGGCGGCCACCTCCACCGACGCGAGCCACCATGACCACCGAGCGCTGGTCCGACCTGGGCAAACTGATCCTGCGCCTGAGCCTGGGCGTGTTGATCCTGCTGCACGGCATCGCCAAGCTGCGCGGCGGCACCGAGGGCATCGTCGGCATGGTCGAAGCGCACGGCCTGCCCGGTTTTCTCGGCTACGGCGTGCTGCTCGGCGAAGTGCTGGGCCCGGCGCTGCTGATCCTGGGCTGGCACGCGCGCATCGGCGCGGTGCTGGTCGCCGGCAACATGTTGGTCGCGATCGCGCTCGTCCACCTGGGCCAACTCGGCCAGCTCAACGACCAAGGCGGCTGGGCGATCGAGTTGCAGGCGATGTTCCTGGCCACGGCGGCCGCGGTGGCGTTGCTGGGGCCGGGCAAGTATTCGCTCAACGGCAAGTGATCAAACACCGGCGTTTTTTGCAGGGCGGTGCAGGCTTCGACCGGGCTGCCATGGCTTGCGTCGCAAGCGCCGTGTCGCAGTCGCAGCTTGCGCAGCTCCTACAGTCGGACATCCGGCAACGTCGCAAGCGCGGGCTCGCCCTGTAGGAGCGGCGCGAGCCGCGACCGCATTGCGGCAGGTCGTGTCGTAAGCGCGATGTCGCGCCCGCGGCCTCTACAGCCGGTTCACCCGAAACTTGCGCCCCTTGACCTTGCCCTCGCGCAACCGCGCCAGCGCCGCGGCGGCTTGGCCGCGGGCGACGGCGACATAGGACCGCGTGGCGAACACGTTGATCTTGCCGACCGCCTCGGCCTTGAGCCCGGCCTCACCGGTCAGCGCGCCGAGGATGTCGCCGGGACGCAGCTTGTCGGTCTTGCCCGCGTCGATGCGCAATGTCGCCATCGGCGCGGCCGGGGCGTTGCGGGCCTTGCCGCCGAGCGGCTGGGCGCTGCGCCACTGCAGCGGCGCGCCCATGCGCTGCGCGATCTGCTCGGCGCGCGCGGTTTCGCGCGGCCCGCACAGGCTCAGCGCGACGCCGCCGCGGCCGGCGCGGCCGGTGCGGCCGATGCGGTGCACGTAGACGTCCGGGTCGGTCGGCAGGTCGTAGTTGACCACCGCGCTGAGGTCTTCGACGTCGAGCCCGCGCGCGGCCACGTCGCTGGCCACCAGCACGTTGCAGCTGCGGTTGGCGAAACGCACCAGCACCTCGTCGCGGTCGCGCTGCTCCATCTCGCCGTGCAGGGCCAGCGCGGTGAAGCCGTAGTGTTCGAGCGAGCCGACCACTTCCTCGGTGTCCTTGCGCATGTTGCAGAACACCACGCACGACTCGGGACGGTACTCCAGCAGCAACGCGCCCAGCAGCGGGGTCTTGCGCCCGGCCTCGACTTCGTAGAAATACTGATCGATGCGCGGCGCCGAGGTCTCGCCCTCGACGGTGACCTCGACCGGATCGCGCAGCGCGTTGCGGCCGAGTTCGCGGATCGCATCGGGGAACGTGGCCGAAAACAGCAGGCCCTGGCGGTTCTTGGGCGTCTTGCGCACGATCTCGCGCACCGCCTCTTCGAAGCCCATGTCGAACATGCGGTCGGCCTCGTCGAACACCAGCGTGCGCAGGCCGTCGAGCTTGAGCGCGCCGTGGCGCAGCAGTTCCTGCAGGCGCCCGGGCGTGCCCACGGCGATGTGCGGCGCGTGTTCCAGCGAGGCCAGCTGCGGGCCCAGCGGCATGCCGCCGCACAGCACCGAGACCTTGAGGTTGGCGATGGCGAAGGCGAGCTTGCGCAGTTGCTGGCCGACCTGGTCGGCCAGTTCGCGGGTCGGGCACAGCACCAGCGCCTGGGTGCGGATCTGCGCGGGATCCAGCCGTTGCAGCAGGCCCAGGCCGAACGCGGCGGTCTTGCCGCTGCCGGTCGGCGCCTGGGCGATCACGTCGCGGCCGTCGAGGATCGCCGGCAGCGCGCGCGCCTGCACCGGGGTCATGGCGCTGTAGCCGAGCGCGGCCACGCCCTGCAGCAGGGCCGGAGCGAGCGGGAGGGTGTCGAATGCGGCCGGAGCGGCGTCGGCCGTGGGGGTTTGCGGTTCCATGCGACATGATCGCAGGTTCGGCCCGGATCGGGGACGGCGGCCCGGCTCGTCTTCGGCCTGGCCTGCCTCGCGCCGGCGACTTCAGGCCGGCAGCTTCGCAGCCGTCTTGCCGGGATCGTCCGGCGCGCAAACGGCCTGCGGCTGCGCGGCCTGCGCCTGCGCGACCTCGACGGCCCGCGCCTGCTCGCAGCGCTCCGCGGCCGGGACGGCCAGGGCCTCGGCCACCGGCATGTGCGCGCGGTTGGCGTACGGGTCGAGAGACGCGTTCGCGCCCTGCCGCGCCAGATGCAGCAAGGTTCCCGCGGCGAAATCGTCGCTGCGCCGGTTGAAGGCCAGGCGCAGCTCGTCCCGGGCGGTGAATCCGCATTCTTTCGCCATGACCAGGGCGCTGGCGCTCAAGCGTTCGCTTTGCTCGTCCCAGCCCTTGCCGGCGAGCCGGTCGAGCTCGCGCACCTGCGCACGCAGGCGGTCGAGCAGCGCGGCATCGTGCGGGCCGAGCGGCGCCGCGGCGGGATCGGTGGACGACTGCGGCTGCAGTTTCGGCTCGATGTACCGAGCGTAATCGCGCAAATAAGCGTCGCGGTGGGCGATCGCGCCGTTGCCGTCCATGTCCTGCGGCGGCCTGGCCAAGGTGTAGGGCGCATCGGCCACCTTCGCCGCGATCCGTTCGACCGCCTCGGCATCGCGCAACCGGCCGGCCTTCCACTCGCCGTACAGCGAGCCCAGCTCGACCTCGTTCAAATAGCCGATGGAGCCGAACGGCTTGCCGCCGGCGAACTCAGGCTGGCCTTCCAGTTCCTTGAAGATCGCAAACGCGTTGAAGATCGCCTGCGCTTCCAGGCCGGCGCGGTACTGCACGTACTCCTCGCCGGTGCGGCCGTGGAACGGCACCGAGCCAGTGTTGTAGCGGTGGTGGCCGATCTCGTGGGCGAGGGTTCCGAACAGGTGGCGCTGGGGCCAGGCGGGGGCGTCGTTGGCCTGCAATTGTTGCCATTGGGACTGTTCTACGAAGATCGCCGGAGGGTCTTTCGCCGAATAGTACGGAAGTCCGACATTCGGCCGGTCTTCCACGATTCCACCCTCTTTGAAGAATGCGGCGAAACCGGCGGCCGCGGTCGGCGACTCCAGTATCCAAGCCTGGATACGTACCGGCATCTCGATGAACTCGGAATGCGACCGTAAATATTCGGCGTCGTTGCTCGCAACGGTCATGGATTCGCCTTCTCTGAAGGCCGAATGTGGATGCTAGTTACGCACTGATACGTATCGGGCGTGGTGTTGAAATACACCCGGAATCCATTACGCTCAGTTACGTAGTTCTTGCCGCGATCGATCATGTGCGCATCGAGTTCGACGCGATCGGAAACGCCTGGCAGGAACGAAGCTGCGCGATCCGGCGAATAACACGGGCGCTCCTCGACGCCTATATGGATCGCGCCGGTCAGACCCCGGATGCTCGAAAAGTTGAGGGTGTATCCGTCGGTCAGCCTCACCGGACCCGCGCCGTACAATCCTTGCTTGCCCGACGGCTTCATTTCGAATGTCTGCGTGAGGCCACTGCGGATCTTGGCGATCCCCGCCGGCCCCTGGACCGACCAACGCAACAGATTCTCGACCGTCACCGCGCTCGCCGGATCCGCTGCCCGCCCGCCACGACCGGCCGCGCTCGTTCCCGCTGTGCTGCAGGACGCGGCCACGCAAGCGGCGAACGCCAACGCCGCGGGTGCGAGCGCGCGTGTAAAAGTCGAAGTACCGCCGCTTCGATTCATCGAATTCCCCAACATCCTGTCGACTAACGCCGTATCTCGGCCCGAGGTTAAGCATCCCCATCGCGAATGGGAAATAACCAAAAGCCGCAGGCTCAAGTCCGGCGCAAAGAAGCCATCACCGTTGCTGCGCGACGGCTCGACGCCTACACGCGATGCGAGCAAACCCCTCGCCGCCGTCTCCGCCTCGAATCGCCGAACCGCCCAACCGACAATTCCGGCAAACCCCAAATCACATCACGCTCACCCTGAGACAACGTTCGCCGTCCTAAAGTCGAACAATGTCTGTCTTGCACGCCCCTTTCACATGAGCCGCGCCTTCGTCAGGGAAGGCGACGGCGAATCCGATCCCGGCGAACTGCCGGAACTGCCGATCAGCGAGCACCCCAACTACGTGACCCCGCGCGGGATGATGCTGCTGCGTTCGCGCCTGAACGACGCGATCAAGCGCGTGCAGGCGCTGGACGGTGCGATCGCGGCCGAAGCGGTCGGCGCGCGTCTGGAACGCGCGCATATCCAGCGCGAGATGCGCTGGCTGCAGGCGCGCATCCTCGGCGCGATCACCATCGCGCCCGAACGCCAGCCGTCCGATCGGGTCGCGTTCGGCGCGCGGGTCGAAGTGATCGACGACGCCGGCCACGAGCATCGCTACCGCATCGTCGGCGAGGACGAGGCCGATCCCGAGCGCGGGCTGATCAGCTGGGTCTCGCCGCTGGCGCGCGCGCTGCACGGCGCGCGCGTGGGCGACAGCGTGGTGTGGAAGCGGCCGGCCGGCGACGCCAACGTGGAAGTGCTGGCGATCGAATACGGCTGAGGGTGCGGCGCCGCCACGGTCGAGATGAGAAGCCTCCGTGCCCGTCGCGGCAGCGATAGCGGCGGCGCGCGCTCCGCGGGTTTCAAGTCAGAATCGGCGCGCGACATGGCGCTGGCGCACCGTGCACGCCGCTGAGGCGATCAAGCTACGGCAGTAGTTAACGCGCCCGACGTGGCGATGGCCGCATTACAGCGAAAACCCAGCCAGACCGAAGCCCGTCGCCTTGCGGCGCGACGCATGCTCGCCAAGCCATCGCCCCGCAGACGAAGCACTGCGCGAACATGACCCCGGCTTGCCCAGGCCGACCGCCCGTCGGCATGGGCTTGACGGCAGCGGCACGCATAACCAATCTCTTAGCAAATTAGTTAAATGCTGATACATGAATCCCGCCGGCAGGGGCCGGCGCGGATGCCGCGACGGCCGTGCAACGTGCGAAGGAGACGCCTGTGAACCCGCTGCCCGTGAATCCATGGCCCGCCGCGAAGGCCTTGCCTGCGACCGCCGCGTCGGCGAAGGCGACGCCCTCCGCGCCCGCGCCGCAGGACGCGATCCCCGCCAGCCTGAGCGCGCACCGCGTGCGTTCGCGAAACCGGCTGGCCGACTCGGTGCGCAGCGTCAGCGACGGCC contains these protein-coding regions:
- a CDS encoding DoxX family protein, producing MTTERWSDLGKLILRLSLGVLILLHGIAKLRGGTEGIVGMVEAHGLPGFLGYGVLLGEVLGPALLILGWHARIGAVLVAGNMLVAIALVHLGQLGQLNDQGGWAIELQAMFLATAAAVALLGPGKYSLNGK
- a CDS encoding XVIPCD domain-containing protein, whose product is MTVASNDAEYLRSHSEFIEMPVRIQAWILESPTAAAGFAAFFKEGGIVEDRPNVGLPYYSAKDPPAIFVEQSQWQQLQANDAPAWPQRHLFGTLAHEIGHHRYNTGSVPFHGRTGEEYVQYRAGLEAQAIFNAFAIFKELEGQPEFAGGKPFGSIGYLNEVELGSLYGEWKAGRLRDAEAVERIAAKVADAPYTLARPPQDMDGNGAIAHRDAYLRDYARYIEPKLQPQSSTDPAAAPLGPHDAALLDRLRAQVRELDRLAGKGWDEQSERLSASALVMAKECGFTARDELRLAFNRRSDDFAAGTLLHLARQGANASLDPYANRAHMPVAEALAVPAAERCEQARAVEVAQAQAAQPQAVCAPDDPGKTAAKLPA
- a CDS encoding GreA/GreB family elongation factor: MSRAFVREGDGESDPGELPELPISEHPNYVTPRGMMLLRSRLNDAIKRVQALDGAIAAEAVGARLERAHIQREMRWLQARILGAITIAPERQPSDRVAFGARVEVIDDAGHEHRYRIVGEDEADPERGLISWVSPLARALHGARVGDSVVWKRPAGDANVEVLAIEYG
- a CDS encoding glycoside hydrolase family 64 protein; amino-acid sequence: MVTRRTFLGASAAALAVPLLPRGALAATPARFNLALLNASGQNTAYAYVTGFDNGRPVFVRADGSAYYPPSPSAPVTPLGADCAIPLGANGSTVRVSVPRMYGARIYLVTGSKLNFYVNPGPAVVHPSFLNTSDTNFNKNWTFAEFTFNEYELFSNISYVDFVAAPLGLSLRSLSGRVETIPGLPAASLDPICYSLQQQATQEGSAWNSLIQRGPDGRNLRAMSAHYQAARFQNYLTGYIDACWNKYRGTTLTVDTQSGFGVLTARVGGDNLLRFNNGEAFAKPSTADVLSCDSGPFSLGGASDVRKAIIPRLAAALNRTTLLDNANQPNGEVASRFYRNAQTNHYARLVHERLPDNRGYAFPYDDVTASGGPDFSGAARSGDPDTLTVTLRALR
- the dbpA gene encoding ATP-dependent RNA helicase DbpA, translated to MEPQTPTADAAPAAFDTLPLAPALLQGVAALGYSAMTPVQARALPAILDGRDVIAQAPTGSGKTAAFGLGLLQRLDPAQIRTQALVLCPTRELADQVGQQLRKLAFAIANLKVSVLCGGMPLGPQLASLEHAPHIAVGTPGRLQELLRHGALKLDGLRTLVFDEADRMFDMGFEEAVREIVRKTPKNRQGLLFSATFPDAIRELGRNALRDPVEVTVEGETSAPRIDQYFYEVEAGRKTPLLGALLLEYRPESCVVFCNMRKDTEEVVGSLEHYGFTALALHGEMEQRDRDEVLVRFANRSCNVLVASDVAARGLDVEDLSAVVNYDLPTDPDVYVHRIGRTGRAGRGGVALSLCGPRETARAEQIAQRMGAPLQWRSAQPLGGKARNAPAAPMATLRIDAGKTDKLRPGDILGALTGEAGLKAEAVGKINVFATRSYVAVARGQAAAALARLREGKVKGRKFRVNRL
- a CDS encoding M1 family metallopeptidase translates to MPAATTPHRPSRLRARLAAALAAAALAAPLAAAAQGAAAARAGANLDVLHYSVRVEPDIAGKTLRGQVSIRLALRAEGAQQLEFDAGELEIEKVSERGRALVFEKVEQRLRVRLPQPGKTGERHEIDVVYRGAPRYGLEFHPERSEVYTIFSTSQWLVCIDAPSERASLDLTLTVPSGLKAVGNGRLVSKSALGGRRDSYRWRQDQPMPSYVYGFAAGRYNEAGGTGENGELRFLSAELQGPQLRKLFADSADMLRFFGRRAGIRYRGTYSQVLVAKTIGQELDGFALLSEAYGREVLEKPEAQGLIAHELAHQWWGNMVTNRDWGQFWLNEGFANFMAAAYLEHRFGEAAYRERVDSWKRRVDKLRESGKDHALVYANWNKPTADDRAVVYQKGAYVLHLLREELGERAFWRGVRTYTRAYYGHSVTSADLRQVMERASGRDLSAFFARWVDGAEPAPAMPSRPDPAK